From the genome of Parazoarcus communis, one region includes:
- a CDS encoding nitrite/sulfite reductase codes for MYQYDEYDQRIVDERVAQFRDQTQRYLAGELGEDEYRPLRLQNGLYIQRYAPMLRIAVPYGNLRADQVRMLGHIARTYDRGYGHFTTRQNMQFNWPKLEDVPEILAQLATVQMHAIQTSGNCIRNVTSDPFAGVAADEEIDPRPWCEIVRQWSTFHPEFAFLPRKFKIAVNGAKEDRAVIQVHDIGLDLKRSAEGTIGFRVLVGGGLGRTPIIGEEISSFVPWQDILSYCEAILRVYNLNGRRDNAYKARIKILVKALGIDAFRSQVEAEFAHLKGGPSTLTVEEVHRVADHFVDPSYETLPASDAGYTAQLAANKAFAAWARRNVRAHKQPGYASVVLSLKKPGIAPGDITADQLDSVAALADAFSFGEVRVTHEQNMVLADVRQSDLFAVWEGAREAGLATPNIGLLTDIIACPGGDFCALANAKSIPIANAIQARFDDLDYLHDIGEIEINISGCMNACGHHHVGHIGVLGVDKNGQEWYQVSIGGDQGNDTSLGKVIGPSFAADEMPDVVSSLVQTYTANRHDDERFIDTVRRVGAEPFKTQVYADREERKQAHV; via the coding sequence ATGTACCAATACGACGAATACGATCAGCGCATTGTGGATGAACGGGTTGCCCAGTTCCGTGATCAGACGCAACGCTATCTGGCAGGCGAACTCGGCGAGGACGAATACCGCCCGCTGCGCCTGCAGAACGGCCTCTACATCCAGCGCTACGCCCCGATGCTGCGTATCGCCGTGCCCTACGGCAATCTGCGCGCCGATCAGGTCCGCATGCTCGGCCATATCGCGCGCACCTACGACCGCGGCTACGGCCACTTCACCACGCGCCAGAACATGCAGTTCAACTGGCCGAAGCTGGAAGATGTGCCGGAGATCCTCGCCCAGCTGGCCACCGTGCAGATGCACGCCATCCAGACCTCGGGCAACTGTATCCGCAACGTCACCTCCGACCCCTTCGCGGGAGTCGCAGCCGACGAGGAGATCGATCCGCGTCCGTGGTGCGAGATCGTGCGCCAGTGGAGCACCTTCCACCCAGAGTTCGCCTTTCTTCCGCGCAAGTTCAAGATCGCCGTCAACGGTGCGAAGGAAGACCGCGCAGTCATCCAGGTGCACGACATCGGCCTCGACCTCAAGCGCAGTGCCGAAGGCACGATCGGCTTTCGCGTGCTGGTTGGGGGCGGCCTTGGCCGTACGCCGATCATCGGCGAAGAGATCTCGTCCTTCGTGCCGTGGCAGGACATCCTCAGCTACTGCGAGGCCATCCTGCGCGTCTATAACCTCAACGGTCGCCGCGACAATGCCTACAAGGCCCGCATCAAGATCCTGGTGAAGGCGCTCGGCATCGACGCCTTCCGCAGCCAGGTCGAGGCGGAGTTTGCTCACCTCAAGGGCGGCCCGTCGACGCTGACCGTGGAAGAAGTGCACCGCGTCGCCGACCACTTCGTCGATCCGTCCTACGAGACGCTGCCGGCATCCGACGCGGGCTACACCGCCCAGCTCGCGGCAAACAAGGCCTTCGCAGCCTGGGCGAGACGCAACGTGCGCGCTCACAAGCAGCCTGGTTACGCCAGCGTGGTGCTGTCGCTGAAGAAGCCCGGCATTGCACCGGGCGACATCACCGCCGATCAGCTCGACAGCGTGGCCGCGCTTGCCGATGCCTTCAGCTTCGGCGAAGTCCGTGTCACCCACGAGCAGAACATGGTACTGGCCGACGTCCGGCAGTCGGACCTGTTCGCCGTCTGGGAAGGCGCGCGCGAGGCCGGTCTCGCCACCCCGAACATCGGCCTGCTGACCGACATCATCGCCTGTCCCGGCGGCGATTTCTGTGCGCTGGCCAATGCCAAGTCGATCCCGATCGCCAACGCCATCCAGGCCCGCTTCGACGACCTCGACTACCTGCACGACATCGGTGAGATCGAGATCAACATCTCCGGCTGCATGAATGCCTGCGGTCACCACCACGTCGGTCACATCGGCGTGCTCGGCGTGGATAAGAACGGCCAGGAGTGGTACCAGGTAAGCATCGGTGGCGACCAAGGCAACGACACCTCGCTCGGCAAGGTCATCGGCCCGTCCTTCGCCGCAGACGAAATGCCGGACGTCGTCAGCTCGCTGGTTCAGACCTATACCGCCAACCGCCACGACGACGAGCGCTTCATCGATACCGTGCGCCGTGTCGGCGCAGAACCGTTCAAGACGCAGGTCTATGCAGACCGCGAAGAAAGGAAGCAAGCCCATGTCTGA
- a CDS encoding DUF934 domain-containing protein encodes MSEIIKNGVVHEDDWTVLRLAEGEEAATVELPAGRVIVPLAVWLARRDALGAQAEAGVLGVWLAGTEDPAALADDLLRLQLIAVDFPKFADGRGYSIATLLRARHGYGGELRAIGEVLRDQFFFLTRCGFDALQPAAGRYTPEQLKIALESFRDFTEPYQGAVDRAEPLFRRLARKVAA; translated from the coding sequence ATGTCTGAGATCATCAAGAATGGCGTCGTCCATGAGGACGACTGGACCGTGCTCCGCCTCGCCGAAGGCGAGGAGGCAGCCACCGTCGAACTGCCCGCCGGCCGTGTGATCGTGCCGCTCGCAGTCTGGCTCGCACGCCGCGATGCGCTTGGCGCACAGGCTGAGGCCGGCGTGCTGGGCGTGTGGCTCGCCGGCACCGAAGACCCCGCAGCCCTTGCCGACGACCTGCTGCGGCTGCAGCTGATCGCGGTCGACTTCCCCAAGTTTGCAGACGGTCGCGGCTACTCCATCGCCACCCTGCTGCGCGCCCGCCACGGCTATGGCGGTGAGTTGCGTGCCATCGGAGAAGTGCTGCGCGACCAGTTCTTCTTCCTGACCCGCTGCGGTTTTGACGCGCTGCAGCCGGCAGCCGGTCGATACACGCCCGAGCAGCTCAAGATCGCACTGGAGAGCTTCAGGGATTTCACCGAGCCCTACCAGGGTGCAGTGGATCGTGCGGAGCCCCTGTTCCGCCGACTGGCGCGCAAGGTGGCCGCATGA
- the cysD gene encoding sulfate adenylyltransferase subunit CysD — MSTLTKQTLSHLDWLEAEAIHILREVAGQCANPVLLFSGGKDSICLLRLAEKAFRPGRFPFPLMHIDTGHNYKEVTDFRDKRAAELGERLIVRSVEDSMARGTVVLKSADESRNKHQSVTLLEAIEEFGFDACIGGARRDEEKARAKERIMSFRDEFGQWDPKNQRPELWNLYNARSHKGENIRAFPISNWTELDVWQYIAREQLELPSIYFAHTRPVVRKNGLMQPVTDVTPAKPGDKIEQVLVRFRTVGDITCTAPVESDADTVEKILAETATTTITERGATRMDDQTSEASMEQRKKEGYF, encoded by the coding sequence ATGTCGACTCTCACCAAACAGACGCTCTCCCACCTCGACTGGCTTGAAGCCGAGGCAATCCACATCCTGCGCGAGGTGGCTGGCCAGTGCGCAAACCCGGTGCTGCTGTTTTCCGGCGGCAAGGATTCGATCTGCCTGCTGCGCCTCGCCGAGAAGGCTTTTCGCCCGGGTCGCTTCCCCTTTCCGCTGATGCACATCGACACCGGCCACAACTACAAGGAAGTGACCGACTTCCGCGACAAGCGCGCCGCCGAACTGGGCGAGCGCCTGATCGTGCGCTCGGTCGAGGATTCGATGGCGCGCGGCACCGTGGTGCTGAAGTCGGCCGATGAGTCACGCAACAAGCATCAGTCGGTCACGCTGCTCGAAGCCATCGAGGAATTCGGTTTCGATGCGTGTATCGGCGGCGCCCGCCGGGACGAGGAGAAGGCCCGGGCGAAGGAGCGGATCATGAGCTTCCGCGACGAGTTCGGTCAGTGGGACCCGAAGAACCAGCGCCCTGAGCTGTGGAACCTGTACAACGCGCGATCGCACAAGGGCGAGAACATCCGCGCCTTCCCGATCAGCAACTGGACCGAGCTCGACGTGTGGCAATACATCGCCCGCGAGCAGCTTGAGCTGCCGTCGATCTATTTCGCCCACACCCGCCCGGTGGTGCGCAAGAACGGGCTGATGCAGCCGGTGACCGACGTGACCCCGGCAAAGCCTGGCGACAAGATCGAGCAAGTGCTGGTGCGTTTCCGCACCGTGGGTGACATCACCTGCACGGCACCGGTTGAGTCCGACGCGGACACGGTGGAGAAGATTCTTGCCGAGACCGCAACGACGACGATCACCGAACGTGGCGCGACGCGAATGGACGATCAGACCTCCGAGGCGTCGATGGAGCAGCGCAAGAAGGAAGGGTATTTCTGA
- a CDS encoding phosphoadenylyl-sulfate reductase, with protein sequence MNASVSMLRPGTGGAPRNPATHPELTPELRESVVAKTAAVVDLLQAVVAELGSEGEVTFANSFGAEDMVLTDIILSRKLQVEIFSLDTGRLPAETYKLMGEVEQRYRTRLKVFFPDATAVEHYVRTEGINAFYDSVELRKACCQVRKVEPLRRALAGKKAWVTGQRAAQSTTRSGLPLREFDAGNGLEKLNPLSDWTEAEVWAYLRLNEVPYNALHDQFFPSIGCAPCTRGVAVGEDVRAGRWWWEDPTSKECGLHVKKD encoded by the coding sequence ATGAACGCAAGCGTCTCCATGCTGCGCCCCGGCACCGGTGGCGCACCGCGCAACCCGGCCACCCACCCCGAACTCACCCCGGAACTGCGCGAAAGCGTCGTAGCCAAGACCGCTGCGGTCGTTGACCTGCTGCAGGCGGTGGTGGCCGAACTCGGCAGCGAAGGCGAAGTGACCTTCGCCAACAGTTTTGGCGCCGAAGACATGGTGCTCACCGACATCATCCTCAGCCGCAAGCTGCAGGTCGAAATCTTCTCGCTCGACACCGGACGCCTGCCCGCCGAGACCTACAAGCTGATGGGCGAGGTCGAGCAGCGCTATCGCACCCGCCTCAAGGTGTTCTTTCCCGATGCTACCGCGGTTGAACACTACGTTCGCACCGAGGGCATCAACGCCTTCTACGACTCCGTCGAGCTGCGCAAGGCCTGCTGCCAGGTGCGCAAGGTCGAGCCCCTGCGCAGGGCACTGGCGGGCAAGAAGGCATGGGTGACCGGTCAGCGCGCCGCCCAGTCGACGACCCGCAGCGGTCTGCCGCTGCGCGAGTTCGACGCCGGCAATGGCCTGGAGAAGCTCAATCCGCTCTCCGACTGGACCGAGGCCGAGGTCTGGGCCTATCTGCGCCTGAACGAAGTGCCTTATAACGCGCTGCACGACCAGTTCTTCCCGAGCATCGGCTGCGCCCCCTGCACCCGCGGCGTTGCCGTGGGCGAGGACGTCCGGGCCGGACGCTGGTGGTGGGAAGACCCCACCTCCAAGGAATGCGGCCTTCACGTGAAAAAGGACTGA